A genomic stretch from Candidatus Amarolinea dominans includes:
- a CDS encoding DUF488 domain-containing protein, whose amino-acid sequence MTDPIPIYTIGYGARSVEALLAVLQTWQIAFVIDIRSAPYSRFKPEFSKESLAREIERRHIRYLYMGDLLGGRPADPACYRDGKVDYDLVKQTAAYQEGIGRLRRAFAQQRRVVLLCSEGRPEECHRSKLIGESLTSLDIPVIHLDENDQPLSHAAVIARLTGGQLGLFGAPTFTSRKRYQATDDDDDDEDGDMDESDDGGGYD is encoded by the coding sequence ATGACCGATCCAATCCCCATTTACACCATCGGCTATGGTGCGCGCAGTGTGGAGGCGCTGCTGGCGGTTCTGCAGACGTGGCAGATCGCCTTTGTGATTGACATTCGCTCCGCGCCCTACTCGCGTTTCAAGCCCGAATTCTCCAAAGAGTCGCTGGCGCGCGAAATCGAGCGGCGTCACATTCGTTATCTGTACATGGGAGATCTCCTCGGCGGCCGGCCCGCCGACCCCGCCTGCTACCGCGATGGCAAGGTGGATTACGACCTGGTCAAGCAGACGGCCGCCTACCAGGAGGGCATCGGTCGCCTCCGCCGTGCGTTTGCCCAACAGCGCCGCGTGGTGCTGCTGTGCAGCGAGGGGCGGCCCGAAGAGTGTCATCGCAGCAAGCTGATCGGCGAGTCTCTCACCAGCCTTGACATTCCGGTGATTCACCTGGATGAGAACGACCAGCCGCTGTCGCACGCGGCGGTCATCGCCCGCCTGACCGGCGGTCAACTGGGGTTGTTTGGCGCTCCCACATTTACGTCACGCAAACGCTACCAGGCGACCGATGATGATGATGATGACGAAGATGGCGACATGGATGAGAGTGACGATGGGGGCGGATATGATTGA
- a CDS encoding DUF488 domain-containing protein — translation MIEIVTIGVYGFDADHFFQALQAAGVEAVCDIRRRRGVRGAAYAFANSRRLQDRLAALNIRYLHRPDLAPSHALRHVQDAADAAGRVAKRQRAALAPAFSAQYEQECLAGLDSAQLLADLSAYGHVIALLCVEQAPQACHRSLLAAHLTAALSSPVRHLRVKDEG, via the coding sequence ATGATTGAAATCGTTACAATCGGTGTCTATGGCTTCGATGCCGACCATTTCTTTCAGGCCCTGCAAGCCGCCGGCGTCGAAGCGGTGTGCGACATTCGCCGACGCCGCGGGGTGCGGGGCGCGGCCTATGCCTTTGCCAACAGCCGGCGCCTGCAAGACCGGCTGGCCGCGCTGAATATCCGCTATCTGCACCGGCCTGACCTGGCGCCCAGTCACGCCTTGCGCCACGTGCAGGACGCCGCCGACGCGGCCGGCCGTGTCGCCAAGCGTCAACGGGCCGCGCTGGCGCCGGCGTTCAGTGCTCAGTATGAGCAGGAGTGCCTGGCTGGGCTGGACAGCGCTCAGCTCCTGGCCGATTTGAGCGCCTACGGTCATGTCATCGCCCTGCTGTGCGTGGAACAGGCGCCCCAGGCCTGCCATCGTTCCCTGCTGGCCGCCCACCTGACCGCCGCGCTGAGCAGCCCGGTCAGACATCTGAGGGTGAAGGATGAAGGGTGA